In the Bos javanicus breed banteng chromosome 28, ARS-OSU_banteng_1.0, whole genome shotgun sequence genome, one interval contains:
- the LOC133240256 gene encoding LOW QUALITY PROTEIN: large ribosomal subunit protein uL11-like (The sequence of the model RefSeq protein was modified relative to this genomic sequence to represent the inferred CDS: substituted 2 bases at 2 genomic stop codons), producing LDPKEIKVTYLRCTGGEVSATSALAPKMGPLGLSLKKVGDDTTKATGDWKGLRITVKLTVQNRQAXTXGLPSASALIIKALREPPRDRKKQKNIKHSGNITFDEILNTAWQMRHGSLARELSGTIKEILGTSQSVGCNADGRHPHDIIDDINSGAVKCLVR from the coding sequence CTCGACCCCAAGGAGATCAAAGTCACCTACCTGAGGTGCACCGGTGGGGAAGTCAGTGCCACGTCTGCCCTGGCCCCCAAGATGGGCCCCCTGGGTCTGTCTCTAAAAAAGGTCGGTGATGACACCACCAAGGCAACTGGTGATTGGAAGGGTCTGAGGATTACAGTGAAACTGACCGTTCAGAACAGACAGGCCTAGACTTAGGGGTTACCTTCTGCCTCTGCCCTGATCATCAAAGCCCTCAGGGAACCaccaagagacagaaagaagcagaaaaacattAAGCACAGTGGAAACATCACTTTTGATGAGATTCTCAACACTGCCTGGCAGATGCGGCATGGGTCTCTAGCTAGAGAACTTTCTGGAACCATTAAAGAGATCCTGGGGACCTCCCAGTCTGTAGGCTGCAATGCTGATGGCCGCCACCCTCATGACATCATAGACGACATCAACAGTGGTGCGGTGAAGTGCCTAGTTAGGTAA